The window TGGACAGTTTAAAGCATATGCAAAACAGGGAAGAATAATGTAATGAACCTGAACTTAACAGCCAACATCAGCAGTGTCCAATATCCATTGCCAGTCTTGTTTCAGCTCGacccccctccctacccccatcactggagaattctgaagcaaatcccagacatcatttTCCCTGTGTGTatcttggaaagaaaaaaccACAAACAATGCGTGCCatcattatcacacctaaaaagCTTAACAATAATTGCTCAGCATCATTGTGTAGCCTGTGTGTGTTTAGATTTCCCCCagttgtttcttaaatatttagtgTTTGTTTACAGTTGgttcaaataaaaatgcagacaAGGCCCTCCTTTAAATTCTGGgctcctcttttctcccccttgcAACAcgtttgttgaagaaactggatTATCCATCATGTAGACTTTATCGGTCTGATGTCGCCCGTGTGGTTCAGTTTAATATGCTCCTCTGTCCTCACCTCGACCAACCAATGGCCAGGTCTGTTGCCATTTCTTGGCAAGACTTTCACAGAGGGCATTGTGCCTTCTCAGCAGGAGGCGCTCAAAGTCGCTCATCCTTCCTTTTGTGACTCCAGCAGCCACTCAGATCCATCAAGgatccagtttttcttttccaacatttttttacTGAAAAAGTATGAACATACACAAAAGTTAGAATAATACAGTGAATACCCCTAGATTCCACAATTACCTAAATTGCTACATTTACTTGATCATATTGTATCTATCCATTCCTCCACTCATCCATCAATCCACCTCATGTTTTGGATACAAATCAAAATAAGTCTATGTCctgagagcctgggtggctcagttgttaagtgtctgccttcggctcagatcatgatcccagggtcctgggatcaagccccgcatcgggctccctactccgtgggaagcctgcttctccctctcccactccccctgtttgtgttccctctctcactgtgtctctctctgtcaaataaataaatgcaatcttaaaacaacaacaaccgttatttctttttggttttttgtttttgtttttttgatagtagccatcctaacagatgtAGAGTgctatctcattctggttttgatttgcatttccctaatgactagtgaccTTTggcatctttttgtttgtttatgagcCATTTGTATAgcctctttgaagaaatgtctattcaagtcctttgcccattttttaattgggtttttttgttgttgagttgttgAGTTGTTGTCTGTATTTGCATCCCACCCGAGAATATTGAGCTCTCATGCTAACGCCTTTAGACCCTCCTAGAAGTCCCCCCATTGTCCCCTTGAAATGTTGCCTTGAAGTCCCACCTTATCACCTCAAGGACAGTGCCTGCCTGGAGATTCCCTATTAACTTCCTCTATAACTTCCAGGAATTTCTATAATCTGGATATAATCCCTCATCAGATATACAGGTTTCCCTAGCCATGCAAAAGTAAAGCGTCCCGATGAAACCTTTTGTAAGTCAAAATGGCCTCATGTGAAGAAGTAATTATCATTAATGTATGTGGAAAAAATTGTTAGTGTTTCCAGACCCAAATAATAAACTCTCTCAGGCTTTTCTGatccttaggacacatcttgccaCCGGGCGCACAAAGTAAGTGGAGCTAAAGCAGACACAGGTCGGAGCTCCGGCGTCTGGATGCTGGGATGCTGCGTGTAATCCCGGGGAAGGACCTCGGGCGCCCCTCTCCCTGCGCAGGTGGGCGCTTCCGCTATAATGTCCACCGCAAAACCAACGCCGAATACTATTTTCgcttttcattttctcctaaaagaaaaaattctcttcAGATTTCCTTCGGTTgacaaaaacaggtactaatgtaggtctttcgcAAGAGCCAAGTGACGGAAGGGAACTTTAGAAAAGGGAGGGAGACCGGTGTTATTTACAAATACTTTTGATTTCGGTTTTAATCGCTCTCTGAGGATTTTGTGGGAAATGGACTGGGTGTGttggggtcgggggggggggggagggcagcaggggagaGACCTGACCGGAGGGGGGAGATGTTCCAGCCGAGAGAGCAGGGGGCGTGGCCTCAGGATGGGGCGAGTGGATGGATGGTGGCTGCCATCCAGGACCTCAACAAGGTTCCTCGCTGGAGCTCAGATCAGAGGCACAAGAGGAAGGTCAGAGGCTCGGAAGATGGAGCAGATGGAAGTGGGGTACCCACCTGGCCCCCAAGTCCCTTTTCTTGGGGTGAAGAAGCCAGCTACCCAGAGGAGTGGGCAAGGGGGGGCGGTGAGGACGGGGTAAGGACCTTCTACAAGTAGCATCTTCGACAGATGATGGCTCAGGATTCGGCTGTACTCCAAATACCCCACCTCAGCAAGACACACAGGGAATGGGGCATCCTCCAAGATCTTCAAAGGGAACACGCCCCACAGTAGCCACTCAGACAAGTCAACGCAGAACCAGGCACAAGGGCCCAATCAACGGGGCCTCTGTTCATTTTCATGTCTTCACTCATCGTAGGGATCCCTCATTATCTCCCCCAAATCTCTTATTTACCTCATCCCAGGAATATCGAGATCCCATGCTAAGGCCTTTAGACCCCACCTAGAAGTCCCTCCATTGTCCTCATGAAATGTTGCCTTGCAATCCCACCTTGTCACCTCAAAGACAGTGCCTGCCCGAAGATTCCCTGTTAACTTCCTCTCTGGGAACCGAGCACCCCCCTTCGCCCTAGTTCAGCGGAAGGTGTCTCATAACCTCCTCCACCGCACCATGAGCTTCCTCGTACTGAGAACAAAGGAAGCCGACTGTGTTAGCATTTCCTGTTCGTTCATTCTGGGGACTAACGGTGTCAGGCCTGCCCCGTCCAAGAGCAGCCCCTGGACTTCTGCAATTTTAACGCTGTGGCCGGACTTCCGTCCCCTGGGGGCCCCGCCTGCTCCCCACTGCCCTGGGCCTCATCAGGGCAACTTCCTCCTGAAAGCTGGCTACGATGGTGCCCTCGGGGCTCCTGCCCGGGGTCTGCGGAACTTCACCCATCGCCCTGCTTCTGATCTGCTGTCTGCTGCCCCCAGGTGAGACAAGTCAggctggggaggcctggggctgggggactgGTCGAGGGTGGGGGGAATGGACAAAGCAGAGCTTCGCCCATCCTGCTCCCAGCTTCCGTAACACTTCCTTAAACTCGCGTCTGACAGGGCCTCGCCCAGTGGCCTCACAGAATGGCTCTTTACCTCAGCCTTCAGGGCTCCCCAACGCCTAGTCCCTGCATGTGACTTGGCCCCCCGCcctgaaatacacacacacacacacacacacacacacacacacagtccttcCCTGGACCTCTGTCTCTAGTCCTCCCTCTGCCAGGATCTCTTCCCTTTCACTCAGATCACTCCTACTTTCCTTTCAGAACTGGCCTGAgttgtcccctcctccaggaagcttttccTGACTCACTTCCTCCTCCAGGCTGGATCAGGGTCTCCCCTAGCCTTCCTCTGGGCTTTCCCCAGTTCCTGACCAATCATCCATCTTCCCCACTGGACTGAGTGCTGtgaaggcagggaggtggggttgAAAGGTGGGGCCTGCGGGTGGGTAGGGAGAGGCACCAGAACGACCAGCAAGTGTCCCTCTGTTCCCACAGGTGCCCGGGGACAGCAGTTCCCGCTGAGGCTGGAGGTCCAGAGCCCCGTGGTGCCTGCCGGAGGGTCCTTGTTGGTAAACTGCAGTACGGATTGTCCCAATCCTAAACTCATCGCCCTAGAGACATCCCTATCCAAGGAGCCAGTGGGCAGTGGCCTGGGCTGGGcaggcttccagctcagcagTGTGACTAGTGACAGCCAGGTCCTCTGCTCCAGCTTCTGCAATGGCGACCAGATGATATCCTCCTCTAACATCACAGTATACCGTGAGTGACGGAGCCTGGAGGTGGGCCCGGCCTTGGGCAGGAGTGGGGGTAGTTGGCCCGTGGTGCGAGGGAGCAGGGAACCCTGAGTCTGCAGAGATGGCCCAGGGCTCTGACCCAGAGTGTGGACCtggatgtgtgtgtttgtgtgtgtgtgtgtgtgtggagagagagagagagacgcatcTCAACCATATGCCAAGGCAACAGCTGTGAAATCAATTTACCTGGGTCCCAACAAGCATTTTTTCAATGACATctcctgtcttttctttcctttattcttatgGCAGGTAATAATTCATGCATGTGGTTCCCAAATCAGAAGTTATAAAAAGGCATAAAAATCAAACCTCCATTTCCTAGTGCTGGCTACGATGCTTTAGTGTGGACACTGGGTGCTCATTCAATCTGTAAGCAGCCCCAGACTGGGGGAGGTACACTTAGGAGCCTCATTCCGCCTATGAGGACTCAAGGGCTCAAGGGTAGAGTTGCTTGTTGGGGCTCACAGCCCACGAGTGGAGAAGCTGGTTGTCTGGCTCTCAAGTCCTTGCTCCTAACAGATAAGTCTTCCTCCCGAGACCCCGTTGTTACCCATTTCTTATGCTTCCTGCCAGagtttctctgcatttatttatttatttatttatttatttttaaagattttatttatttatctgacagagagagacacagcgagagagagaacacaagcagggggagtgggagagggagaagcaggctttccactgagcagggagcccgatgcggggctcgatcccaggaccctgggatcatgacctgagccgaaggcagacgcttaacgactgagccacccaggcgccccgagtttctCTGCATTTAAAGGAATACAATAGATCAGAAAATAGAGTATGTCACTCCTGGTCCCTACTGTTTCAGGAAGCCTTCACAGAGAAGTGTGGTATATGCGTGGGAGCGTGTGTGCGCTCCCGGTGCGGCCCAGTGTCTGTGTACCAatgagtgtgtctgtgagaggatgtgtgtgtgtcatCTCTGCGTGTCCCTGTGAGTGTTCACAGGGTTGGTGTCTGCATGGTCGTGTGTGCCTGTggcctgtgtatgtgtgtgaatgtgaatGTGGGGATCCACGCTTGTGTGTATCtctgcgtgtgagtgtgtgtttctgtgtcgatatgtgtgtgtgtgagtgagtgggTGTGGAGGTCTTTGTCAGGACACGTCTGTGCATTTATGTCTTTGTATCTGCATTTCCATGTAAGGTGTAGACATGTGTGTGGCTCAGATGCCTCTGTCCGGCGCTCTGTAGAAGCCTGTTGGTCCTGGCTCACGGGAGCCGACTGTACTCATCCCTTCCCAACCCTGCGTCACGATGGGTagcttaaaagcagccagagtggGGGTATTTACACGGCAGAAATCGGCGAACGCTCCATGTTGGGGctaccccaccccatccccgaGTTCCCAAGTGTTACTAGCAGTTGCCAGCACACCATTGTCTCTGTCTGGTGGTGCCCGAGGCTGAGATGGGGGCCTCTTTTTTAAATACtctaaaattgtaaataaatgtttcttctacTATCCTAAAGTAAAGCAGTCCTGTGAAACCTTTTGTGAGTCATAATGGTGTCAAGGGAAGAAGCAATCAAtttctattgaaaaaaatcttgagCATTCTCAGGCCCAAAATATAACCTCTcctaggcttttctgataccttaggataCATCTTGCTACCGGGCGCACAAAATAAATGGGGAGAAAGCACGGATGCTCGCAGACACAGGTCGGAACTCCGGCGGCTGGATGCTGGGATGCTGTGTGTAATCCCAGGGAAGGACCTTGGGCGCCCCCCCCCCTCACTGGGTGTGGTGCCTGCTGCCTCTATAACCCCTCACTGCAAAACCAACACTGAATGCTATCTTtggttttccccattttttttttttaaagattttatttatttgacagagagagacatagtgagagagggaacacaaggagggggagagggagagggagaagcaggcttcccgtggagcagggagcccgatgcggagctcgatcccaggaccctgggatcacaacctgagccaaaggcagatgcttcactgactgagccacccaggtgcccctccccaatttttttttaaaggctgatttatttatttgagagggagcacaagcaggaggggcagagggagagggagagagaatctcaagctgagtctgcgctgagcacagagcctgatgtggggcttgatctcacgaccctgggatcacgacctgagctgaaacccagggTCGGAGGCCTAAACAACTGCGTGGAGGCGCCCTTGGCCATTTTTCTTAAAAGCGAAAATCCTCTTCGAACTTCTTCTGCTTAGCGGAAACAGGTACTGattaatgtaggtctttcacAAAAGTGAAGTGGTGTCATGAACTTTTGGAAAGCGGGGGATACCTACAGTAAGATGTTAACTATTTTTCGTGGCAGGCAGTGCATGGTCCTCTGTGTGATAGCTGAGATCCAGGCTTGAGTTGTTGAGGGAATGAGATGCTTCCCAAAGGAGGCCCGGGGTTTGGTACGCATGCCTGGGAGGGGCACTGCAGCTGCCGCTGGGAGGAGACCCAGCCTGGGGGTGTGCAGTCCCTCAGGGCTGTGCCGGAGCACCCTGAGAGGCTGCCCCGTAAGAGCCTTGAGCACCTGGGATTGACTGAGGAGGCCAAGGCCAGAGTCCAGGCccgaggctgggaggagggaccATGGGAGTCCCTGGATGTTACATCAAGGAGGCAGGTGAACACACATGGGTCTGGAGTTTGGGTGactcaccttcttttttttttcttttttttttttttttaaagattttatttatttatttgagagagagaatgagagagagagagcgcacacaagaggggggagagggagagggagaagcaggcctcccgctcagcggggagcccgatgcgggactcgatcccgggactccaggatcatgacctgagctgaaggcagtcgcttaaccaactgagccacccaggcgcccttctttttttttttttttctaaagattttatttatttatttgacagagagagacagcgagagagggaacacaagcagggggagtgggagagggagaagcaggcttcctgccgagcagggagcccgattcggggatcgatcccaggaccccgggaccatgacctgagccgaaggcagacgcccaacgactgagccacccaggcgccccggtgacTCACCTTCTAACCCCAGTTGGGCCCCTTTCTGGCTCTGTGTCCTTGGGTAGATCACCTCAccctcacctctctgggcctgtttccccatccgtaaagcagaaaaataatagagatttCGCTTGATTGCTGTGTGAATGAAGGCAGATGACATTTGGAAAGCCTAAGGAGAACTCTAAATAAACAGGAACTTTTATGAGTACTAATAACATTGTAAGGGGTCATAACTTagtctgcttccttcctttttttttttttttcccttaactgTGAATTTCTCAGGAACAGAATATCTGACTTTTATTTCAGTGCCTGGCAAGATATCCcataaaacaggaaataataaTCATGATGCTAAGGACAATAACAAACACTTCTACGGGCACAATACTAAGCCCTCTGTGTTTATTAACTcaaagttcaggggcgcctgggtggctcagtcgttgggcgtctgcctttggctcaggtcatggtcccagggtcctgggatccatcccggaatcaggctccctgctcagccgggagcctgcttctccctctcccactccccctgcttgtgttccctctctcgctgtgtctatctctgtcaaacaaataaataaaatcttaaaaaaaacaaaaacaggggcgcctgggtggctcagttggttaagcaactgccttcggctcaggtcatgatcctggagtccctggatcaagtcccgcatcaggctccctgctcggcagggagtctgcttctccctctgaccctcccccctctcatgtgctttctctcattctctctctctcaaataaataaataaaatctttaaaaaaaaaaacaaaaacaaaaacaaaaaaacccctcaaagtTCAGTTCTGCCCTGGGCGGCCCTCAGCCTCCTCTCGGCTCCGTGGGGTGGGAGTTGTAGGGCTGGCTGATAAGTACAATTCTCCGCTCCCTAACCCCGCCCTAGGGTTCCCGGAGCGAGTGGAGCTGTTACCCCTACCCCGCTGGCAGCCCGTGGGCGAGAACCTCACTCTGCGCTGCCAGGTGGCCGGCGGGGCGCCCCGGGACAGCCTCTTCGTGGTGCTGCTCCgcggggaggaggagctgagcCGGCACCCGGCCTCTGGGGAGCCCGCCGAGGTCGAGGTCACGGTCCCGGTGCTGGCGGGCAGAGACGACCACCTCGCCAATTTCTCCTGTCGCACGGACCTGGACCTGAGGCCCCGAGGGCTGAGACTGTTCCAGAACATCTCAGCCCCCAGGCAGCTCCGAACTTTTGGTGAGGGAAGGGACTGCAGAGGGTGGGTGATGAGCTGAGCCAGATAGGGGTGCCCTGGCAGGGAGGTTTCTTGCGAATGTAATGGACTGGACCAACGGCTTCTGGAAAGGCATGCCCTTGGCCACTGAGGACGGTGCAGCCTCAGTTGGGAGACTCGCGGCCACAGTAACTAACGAGAAACCTAAGGAGGTGTGTTCTGGGAAGGGGTGATCCAGGTCGCAAGGTATCCTGGGAAAGAGGGACCCTGGTTCGGGGCAGTGAGCGTCTCATCGGGAAAGGGGCATCCACAGCTCTGGGAGACCTCCTCCTGCTCACgcctgcccttctccccagcaCTGCCCATGACCACTCCACACCTCGTTGTCCCTCGGTTCTTGGAGGTGGGAACGACTTGGTCCGTGAACTGCACCCTGGACGGGCTGTTCCCGGCCTCCGAGGTCCAGGTCCAACTGGCGCTGGGGAACCAGACTCTGAATTCTACAGTCGAGAGCCACGGGAACACGATCACGGCCACAGCCACAGCCACAGCGAGCGTGGAGCAGGAGGGCACCCAGGAGATTGTCTGCAACATGACATTGGGGAGCGACAGCAGGGAGGCCCGGGAGAACTTGACCATCTACAGTAAGAGGGGGCGGAGCCAAGACAGCAAGCCAGGCGAGACAAGGGGCAGGGCTTCGGTATCCGGAGTGGAGCGACATATACATAGGGCGGAGACTAAACTGGAGAGGGGGGGCCTGAgcctgcagagagggaggggttgTTGTGTGGGCGGGGCCTAAGTTACCCGAAAGGTATAGCCAGAGTACCCCAAGTTGGACTGGggcggagcggggcgggggggctcagAGTAGCATGAAGGCATGGCCTGGATACACCGAGAGGAAAGAGGCAGGTGGAGGGCGGGAACTGACCGATGTGAGGGGCGTGGTCAGTAAACTCCAGGGCAATGCCGCGTCTTCAGGCTTCCAGGGGCCCATCCTAAACCTGAGTGAGCCCAGCGCCCCCGAGGGAACCGCAGTGATTGTGACTTGCTTGGCCGGACCCCGAGTCCAGGTCACGCTGGAGGGACTTCCAGCTGCGGCCCCTGGACAGCCTGCCCAGTTTCAGCTAAACGCCACCGAGAGGGACGACAGGCGCATTTTCTTCTGCAATGCCAGCCTCGAGATGGATGGGAAGGTCTTACACAGAAACAGCAGCGTCCAGTTGCGTGTCCTGTGTGAGTAGGTCACTCTGATCTTTAAACCCTTGCTCCCCTGGTTTGGTGGGAAGACTCTCCCTTGCCCCATTGTGCCTCGAGTGTGTCTAATCATTTGACCAATCCACAGACGGTCCCAAGATTGACCAAGCCAAATGTCCTCAGCGCTTGACGTGGAAAGATAAGACTCTCAATGTCCTGCAGTGCCAGGCTCGGGGCAACCCGGACCCCCAGCTGCACTGTTTCCAGGAAAGCTCCGGGCTCGAGGTGCCCATCGGGATCCCATTCCTCGTCAGGTTAAACTATAGTGGTACCTATTCCTGCAAGGCGGCCAGCTCACGAGGCACACACACTATGATTGTGGTGATGAACGTTCGGGGTGAGCCAAGACGGGGCCGCGGGTCTAGATGGGCAAACCCGGGCGGGGGCGGCAGAGCGTGTGTATTTATTCCTTGTTTCTCTGCATAGATCGGAACTCCCGCGCCGTCACCATCGTCCTGGGGGTGTTAGTGGTCCTGGGCCTGGTGACTATCGTCGCGGCCTTACTGTTTGTCTTCAGCGTGCAGAAGCGGAGTGACATCTACCATGTGAACCAGGCGAGCACTTGGTTGCCCCTGACATCTAAGCAGCCCGAGGTGGCTACGGGGGAGGATCCATCCTGAGCCTCCAGCTGGGGGAATGCTGGACCAAGGACGATGGGGGTTTGGCTGTATCCCCGGGTTCCGCACCAATAAAGCGCTCAAAATCCGGAGTCTGTGGTTTGATTCCTCGTGTGCTGAGCCGCTCACCCACCGCGCTTCGCGTCCTTTGAGTGACATCTCTGTGGCAGAAAGGGGTGGAGCCTGTGGCTCCCAGACGCGGCTTGAACTCTGAGAGGCGGGCTGGGCCTTAGCCAATGGGCTGAGGGGGTGGGAAAGGAGGTGGGGCTTCTCCTGGCCAATCGGCGGGCGCGCCCTCGTTGCCGCTCTATGCCGCTCCGCCCAGGCTCGCTGGTCCCAGAAGGCGC of the Halichoerus grypus chromosome 1, mHalGry1.hap1.1, whole genome shotgun sequence genome contains:
- the ICAM3 gene encoding intercellular adhesion molecule 3, translating into MVPSGLLPGVCGTSPIALLLICCLLPPGARGQQFPLRLEVQSPVVPAGGSLLVNCSTDCPNPKLIALETSLSKEPVGSGLGWAGFQLSSVTSDSQVLCSSFCNGDQMISSSNITVYRFPERVELLPLPRWQPVGENLTLRCQVAGGAPRDSLFVVLLRGEEELSRHPASGEPAEVEVTVPVLAGRDDHLANFSCRTDLDLRPRGLRLFQNISAPRQLRTFALPMTTPHLVVPRFLEVGTTWSVNCTLDGLFPASEVQVQLALGNQTLNSTVESHGNTITATATATASVEQEGTQEIVCNMTLGSDSREARENLTIYSFQGPILNLSEPSAPEGTAVIVTCLAGPRVQVTLEGLPAAAPGQPAQFQLNATERDDRRIFFCNASLEMDGKVLHRNSSVQLRVLYGPKIDQAKCPQRLTWKDKTLNVLQCQARGNPDPQLHCFQESSGLEVPIGIPFLVRLNYSGTYSCKAASSRGTHTMIVVMNVRDRNSRAVTIVLGVLVVLGLVTIVAALLFVFSVQKRSDIYHVNQASTWLPLTSKQPEVATGEDPS